GATTGCCACGCAATAAACTCTGAACCCCACGCGTCTTACCTACGAAGCGTCCTCCGGCGCGGAGATGCCGCAGGAGCGAGCCGTTGTCCGAGAAACCGCCCTCCCCCCTTGCGACTGAATTGGTCGCTGCGCTGTATGTCCAGCACAGCGAAGAGCTTAGGTGTTTTTTGGTGGGTCTGTTGCGCGATTCGCAACTGGCTGCCGATGTGCTCCAGGCGACGTTCGTCAAAATGGTGCAGCGAGGTGGTGAGACCCAGGAAGAATCGCGCAAGGCGTGGCTCTTTCGGGTGGCTTATCACGAGGCGATGGCAATTCGGCGGCGCGATGCGGTGGGCGATAGAATCGTCAAACGAATCGCGGAGTCGGATAGCAACGGCCGGTCGATGCCTGACGATCTGCTGGTCCGCCATGAGGCGGTCGAGCGAGTTCGGCAGGCCTTGGAGTTGTTGCCGCCCGACCAGCGGCAGGTTGTGCGGATGAGGATTTACGATGAAAAAACGTTCGCCGTGATTGCGGACGAGTTGAACATACCCCTGGGGACGGCCCTGGGACGAATGCGGTCGGCCCTGATTAAATTGCGAGCACGCTTGGGCAACACATTCGACGACGAAAGCCATTTGAACGGAACCTGAAAGCAGGTAAGCCATGCCAAACCAACCCAATATCGAGCCCCAAGATGAGCTTGCCTGGCTCGCCTTTCGCTACGTTGCTGGCGAATTGACTGCGGCCGAGACCGAGCAGTTCGAACTGCAGTTGGCCGTCGATCAACGGGCTCGCGAGACGCTGGCTCAGACGGTGGAACTCTATCACGCGGTGGCTGCTGCTGAATCACTTCCCACCATTGCCGCTTGCGAACCGGCTCGTCGTCAGACGACAAGTCGGACGCAGCAGGTCGCTTGGATCTCGGCCGGCGTTTCCGCTGCCACTCTGTTGTTGATGGCTGGTTGGAGCGCGGGCTGGTTCTTTGGGCCGTCATCGGTTCCGTCGGCCAATATCAATGTGGCTCATGTTTCGCCGGAGTTGGCTGCCGCTTGGAACGAATTGCGGGCCGAAGCAACGGTTGGTGATGACGAACTCAGCGACGACGAACTGGCTTCGCTGCCTGAAGACGAGCTCAGCATCTCGACCGAAGCTCCTTCTTGGATGACTGCTGCGGTGCTGGGCATCGCCGGTCATGATCCTGCCCTGCCTGTTGCCACTCCGCTTGATGCAGCCGAATCTCGGCCGCAGGAGAATTAGTACATGTTTGGTTCGCGCCTGATGTTGATTTTGCTCGGGGTGGTTTGCTGGTTGAATGCCGGCAATTCTGCTGACGCGCAAAGGCCCGGCGCCAAGCCGATGCCGAAGCCCGGTCAAGCGCGGCTCGTCACCATCACTCCCGAGCGGGAAGCAACGGTTACGGATTTCGTGACGCGCAATCATCCCGAATTGGCTCAGCTGTTGTCGCACCTCAAGGCCAATCAGCCCAAGGAATATGAGCGGGCTTTGCGCGACTTGTTCCGCGTGACGGAAAAGTTGGCGATGGTCCACGAGCGCGATAGCCGGCAGTACGACTTGGAACTGAAA
Above is a window of Anatilimnocola aggregata DNA encoding:
- a CDS encoding RNA polymerase sigma factor; translation: MSEKPPSPLATELVAALYVQHSEELRCFLVGLLRDSQLAADVLQATFVKMVQRGGETQEESRKAWLFRVAYHEAMAIRRRDAVGDRIVKRIAESDSNGRSMPDDLLVRHEAVERVRQALELLPPDQRQVVRMRIYDEKTFAVIADELNIPLGTALGRMRSALIKLRARLGNTFDDESHLNGT